ttaaatcatttgaacgtttaaataatgtatcagttaatgttttagtttagataataaaatgttgttttcccattatatatgaataatgtgGAAAGTAAAAACCATTTCGATctgcttttaattaataatggtataacgtcacattattgttttattaatgatttttgtagACTTATTCGTAATCAAAAGACGAaacataaatctaaattaattatatgtaaaagatGTTTTACAGTTTTAGTAATATCCTTGTaaattcaaactatggggTATTGatggttaaaaaaacataaaaaatttgtgGAAAACAAAACTTGGAAGACCTGTAATGTTTGATAACGGTGATGacgatactatttattttaaaaattttaaaagatctcaacgaatacctatagtaatttattctgatttcgaatgttatttaaaacctataataaacACCAAGACATTAAAACTAAGACATTGATAACTCATAAACATAAACCTATGAGTTATgcattttacgtaaaaatagattatgacattatacctaaatatttaaaaaaaaatataaaattccaaCAAAACTTCATGTTTATAGAAATCGTAATGCAgcaaaacatttcataaagACAATGATAGATATAGGTTCAAAAGTGTGTAAtctttataagataaatataccCATGGACAAATTAACTGTTGATGAAGagcataaatttcaaaatgctaGATTATGTGAATGCTGcttcaaatcatttaaaaacgataatttatttaaagtaagagATCATAATCATTTTACAGGACGTTTTAGATCAGctgtttgtttaaattgtaattttgaattaactaATGTTTCATTTATTCCAATATACTTTCATAACTTAGTCTATGACAGTCATTTTATTGTTCGTGAACTTGGttgtaatgaaaatgatattcatgtaatacctaattcatcagaaaaaatatatatcatttagtaaaactattcaagataaattcaataaaaattattgatacatttcGTTTTATGTCAGAGTCTCTTAGTTCACTAGCTGATAATTTATCTGAAGACAAAACTAGATTTAgagaacattaaaaatattttctttgtcgacattaaatttagttacacGAAAAGGTGTGTTTccttatgaatatattgaccatcctaataaattaaatgaaacttgTTTACCaccaaaacagtttttttataattcattaaaagatGAAGATATTAGTGATGAAGATTATGCGCATGCTCATAAggtttggaaaaaatttaatataaaaacattaggaGAATATAGTGACTTATACTTAGCAACAGATGTATGTTTACTTTctgatgtttttgaaaattttagagaTCTTTGTTTACAAACACTTAAACTCGATGCTTCACATTTTATGACCGCTCCAGGATTTGCATTCGATTGTATGTTAAAACATACTAATGTTAAATTAGAACGACTTAAACAGtatgatattcaaattttctgGAGAACGGATTACGTGGTGGAATTTGTCATTCAGTTAAAAGACATGTAAAAGCTAATATtcctaatattcaaaatattaattatgattcaaACAAACCTGTAACGTGGTTAGCTTACTTGGACTGTGTAAATCTATATGGAAAATCAATGCTATCTGCTTTACctcataaaattttgaatggtTTAACGATTTGACAATAGATATAACACAAATTGAAGATGATGCTGaatatggttatattttagaagtagATGTTATTTATCCAAAACAATTACATGACAATCATAATGATTTCCCATTTTTACCTGAGAATAAATGTCCTCCcaattcaaaagtaaaaaaactattaacaacattagaatcgaaatttaattatgtagttcactatagaaatttgaaacaGGCCATCGTTAATGgattaaaagtgaaaaaagttCATAGGATTCTGCGTTTTTCGCAATCTCGTTGGATGGCaccatatataatttatgtacaaatatgaGGGTTAAGTCAAGGAATGAGTTTGAACGACAATTCTGGAAACTGTTAGTGAATAGTGTCTATGGAAAATGTATGGAAAATGTAAGAAAACGTATGTCAATGTTTCTAGTATCTAACGAAAAAAAAGCACATCGATTAATGTcgaaaacaacatttaaagatcgaactatatacacaaaaaatttaatggctATTCATATGAAtaaggaaaaattaaatttgataagccTATTTATGTAGGATTTGCAATATTGGATATTTCAAAGTCgataatgtatgattttcattataatgtaatgaaaaatatgtatagaaataaaattaacattgtgtATTCAGATACTGATTCGTTAGTTTACGAAATAAGAACTTCTAACTTTTTCGATGacataaaacgaaaattattttcttacttgatacttcaaattatccgaaaaatcactattttttAGTGATCGTAGAAAAATCAACCAGGTTATTTTAAAGACGAATTAAAATCTGAAatcttattagaatttattactttacgtCTAAACTCTAtgcatataaaacaaataagatGAAGTAAAAAGAGCTAagggtgttaaaaaatatgttattaataatcacaTGAAGTTtgacgaatatttaaatatattaaatgcatatatcaataattcagCTAGTCAACAATTATGTAAATctatgaattttatacaatcaaaacaccattttgtttattctaaATCTATAGATAAAATTGCTCTTAGTGCGAATGACGATAAAAGGATTATTATGCGTGATGGTATTAATACTATTGCATATGGTCactatcgtttaaaaaaatagtttattttattttttttaaatatgtaaaattgatatagtattcaataaaaataaaattaataaaataaaatataggataaatacaatttaaaaaaaaacaaaaaaacgttatttattcattatttttatttttattactaaaatgcatgtttaaacaattagctaaacagtataacatttaatttttcagaatgAACAAACCTATAATTCCAAATTAGAAATCGATATTGAAAATCTGAGTCaactctattttattttagacaaaGTTTTACATCGATTGCCAGATTAGTAGGGATatggtagtaaaaaaattaacggatttaatttaattataacattcggtaatcaattaaaaaataaattaacataaaaatgaaatagatccaaacattgtaataataaaatggtttatacaataaaataataaatattgattgatacatttcgtttatttactattttaaagtatcgTTTACATCAATCCACGAATTATGACTGTTGTTAAAACCTAaccatttaacatataatttgttttatttttttttataatacgttcaaTGAGAAAGGTGTcgggaaaaaatgtttttttaattcttgtgtataaaaacagcctaatattatattattgaactatCTTTTAGTTGATAAGTTAATGgatctgtatttaaaattttagaaatagtgAACACTTCTGTTGACCAATTTGGTGTATAACCTTTActgaaattatgtttatacttagatattcttactttgtcattaattttaaatttaagtttatttgatgtattaatttgtaatgtttttctttaattgtAACCGGGTTGATCCGAGCTTCGTGTggtgaacattttattgttgaatgttttgtattattataattatatactaatttaaaaattgaatttatccaATTCCATGAACCTgttgatgtaaaatatttgtaaattttattttttattgttcttataaCGCGTTCAACCATACCAGCCTTTATACTGCTGTATGTTGAATAATGTCTAATATGATACTTATTCATTATACTTTGAaattcattattgtaaaattctgTTCCGTtatctgtttgtaataattttggttgatttttttttaatatttttattataccttttgTACACTCCTttgctgttttattttttagtgcttCTACCCACACATACTTGgtaaatgtatctataataattaaaatgaatttaaaaccattattttgtcTAGAATGTGGTTGCATGTCTATTAAATCAGCTTGCCAGAGATCATCTTTAAACCGTGTTACTACGCTTCGTctaggaaatatttttctcgcTGGTCCATGTAACTCCTCAGCTAAACTGGTTAAGATtgtcattatactataatatttctctCGCGTAATTCttctaaaattgatataatttcattattgacACCAGTATTACCAACATTTTGTGATGATGTTAGAAGATTTAATCTAGCTAGTCATTCGGATCgtcataataaactaattgtgtttgaggtattacatctttatataaaCCAGAACCTCTCTTAACCTTTGGGGTTgcagtaaaattaaacattttttcattctttGGATCTGTAGTCATAGAACTGTTTGCTGTTGGACGAAATTCAAATGGATCATTTggtatagttgtattattatgaatattactaCGTTTAGCGTTAGATCTAGATAAATGATCGGTAATTTGTGCTAAACTTAATCGAGGATTTcttgagttattaatttatctatttcttCGTTTAATTGCTTTTCCTCATTTTTCATTCTATCGTATAGAGGTTTTACAACATTCGTCCATTTATGAAACTTTGAGTTTTAGGTTTAGGTTCCCATCTGCTTTTAAATGAGCTcgtgaagtttttaaaatgtcgtaATAAGATTCCATATCTtgtagtgttgtattttttggtTCTTTCTCACATAGTAAAGACCATAGTCCTTCAGTCCAtggatagtatttattaaataactgtaagTTACCATGACTAAAAGTTACAGAGTAGCCtcctattttatatgaatcactggctttatcataatacataccaTATGATTTATCATATCGTTTTGATGTAGGacgtttttatgaaaaaatttgaaaatgatgaatttaattcgttatcattatcatcatcactAACGTCTGAAGTTTCCGGTTTTATTTCATCAGCCGGTTGTGTATTCTTTTCTGTTTGGTTGGTCAATGGTTctattattggtttaaatgCTTCACGAAAATAGTTGTCGGAATCTATGATACCCGTTtcatttccattatttttcgttttatatttttttttgaggttattaaattttccaataaaactttttctttaatcatttcaaataataatgtgaatataACTGTATCGTATGACTATTGACaacacaatgtatataatttcagttatactttatatttatatttatacttacatttattttattttaataaaagtatgaaaaccaCATCTATATCTTCCTTCATTCATTTCCCgagttttatcaataaccatAAACCCATAATCACTATGATTCCAACATAAATGGGAAATTTTCCGAAATTCAATGAAATCCATATCTGTAGACGAATGATCATTGAATATATGACGTAAATTTGTATCGTctgttttagtattattaaaaaatttgagttaTCTTACTAACTGTTTTGGTATTTAGAATATGTTTGtgctaaaaaaatactgaactaGCACCTGAATGTCTACAAATTGAGAAGTATTCTCTGATTACTGACTGCGGACCACATATAAcgtcatcaaaaattataatggaattttttttagttaagtttggttttataactttatcagcacttgtaaaaatgaaaaaatttgcaccttttatatcatctattattttttttaaaaaacatatttttcttgatttgaGGTTTTAgagtatagataaatattttcaaatcttaaccCGTTTTCAtgggtaattaaattatacattatatttgtttttcctgAACCACTAGGACCAACTAATATAGCACGTATGGTATCaggtaataatgatccatgttttgatggtttttttctatctgaacatcaacatttgtaatatctaatttatctttcTGCTCAATCAAGTTcattttttcgtataaatactcatgcatttttactttataatcagTTATAAATGATACGTTCAACTCATAAGTGTAAATCAGGTAAGACTGGTAAAGGATTTGTAAACTCACTTATAAATAGTCATCCGTTTGAAGCTCGTATTTCAAACTATTAGTATTGTTGACATggtgcaaaattaaaaaaagtgacTAGATTGTGTTGATAAAGGAATAAACCCGTTGGATACTGCATGTTACGATCACGATATTTGCATGCAACTAGAAAAACATTTAGAAGATAGACATAAAGTGTTAGAACTTCGAGCTGGGAAAGATTTAAAGCAAAAGATACACCTAGAAATAGAAAATCGTTGCGTACACCGTAATAAACGCAATGAaagctaaaagaaaaataggaaTGGGTTGTAAACGTAAACGGAAAcgtactacaaaaataaaaaaatggtataatgttagcgaaaaaaaaaaagacgttaaaaaaaaaaaatgttggtaaaaGGTTGATTTTAACACCAGGTCAGACAGGTGGTGCAATTcccttaatacctatttttgcaGGATTATCAGCACTTGGTAGTTTAATGTCTGGAAGTGCCAGTGTGTATAATgcaatacaaaattcaaagaAAGAAAGGTAatggattatatttaaataataatggatcaaggaaaaaaaaactgatgaaTACGCTACCTAACAGACCACTAACTTCtagagatattataaaaatacgttaCAAAGTTTAATATCAGTCATTTCCGCGGAGTATTTTCACGTGATAACTTACCTAAAAACCTCTCGCAATCGAATGcggtatattaaacttagacgTATCTTCCGGTAATGGAAGTCATTGGGTagcgtttataaaattaaagataaggttgaatattttgatagcttCGGTGATTTACCTCCACCGATTGAactacaaaactattttaaaggaaacaaaattaaatataactacacaaattatcaagattttaattcatttaattgtggacatttatgtcttaatttttacaatgcaAGAATCAGTTACTTTAAGTTTATCTGGTAATACAACCACATTATCTGTACATTATTGTCCACCAATTGATGTATACGATGACTCGGAAATTGCTTTGTAAATTtgcaaacatataatacatttgcaaACATAAACGAAACTAATAACAACttcgaaatatatttagaaaaccccgatcgtttactaaataataataaattccaaTCTGTTATATCACACTGAAAAGGGGTGTTACGATATTAaggatattaaaatcaaattttggcCAAATAGAAgactttaataatgataacgaaTACTTTAGAATAAAATCGACAGAGAAAATGACTTTTGATATCGGGATTGATCAAATAGATTTTAGAACAACCATATCAGTAATGGTATAATACGTTTAACGTAAAGAACAGTATAGGACCTTTATtgggtttgaaaaaaaaaagttatgaacCACACAATATGCACATTGAGGGTCATCGATCACAGAAAGTGACAAATTTAATCAGTGTTAActcaataaaagtaatgtgtaatatagctCAAGGTTCATTCAACAACATGTCAAGTCAttcaatttatgagttttcCCCTAGTGAGATCATAGGGTCTAAGCTGATTCAAACaccaaataactaatatattacaaattaaataaaacaaatatcgattcaataactatacaattagttgatcaagatcataatccgataaacaatttaggtgagaaattaataatcaatctacatattaaacgTTACGGATCTTAATatgggattaaaatttaatataagcccattacataaaataaatctgttAGTCAAAAGACTAAAGCGGTACCGGTAACatcgaataa
This portion of the Aphis gossypii isolate Hap1 unplaced genomic scaffold, ASM2018417v2 Contig00785, whole genome shotgun sequence genome encodes:
- the LOC126555298 gene encoding uncharacterized protein LOC126555298 isoform X4, which produces MISDTFTKYVWVEALKNKTAKECTKGIIKILKKNQPKLLQTDNGTEFYNNEFQSIMNKYHIRHYSTYSSIKAGMVERVIRTIKNKIYKYFTSTGSWNWINSIFKLVYNYNNTKHSTIKCSPHEARINPVTIKEKHYKLIHQINLNLKLMTK
- the LOC126555298 gene encoding uncharacterized protein LOC126555298 isoform X3, which translates into the protein MTILTSLAEELHGPARKIFPRRSVVTRFKDDLWQADLIDMQPHSRQNNGFKFILIIIDTFTKYVWVEALKNKTAKECTKGIIKILKKNQPKLLQTDNGTEFYNNEFQSSWNWINSIFKLVYNYNNTKHSTIKCSPHEARINPVTIKEKHYKLIHQINLNLKLMTK
- the LOC126555298 gene encoding uncharacterized protein LOC126555298 isoform X1, translating into MTILTSLAEELHGPARKIFPRRSVVTRFKDDLWQADLIDMQPHSRQNNGFKFILIIIDTFTKYVWVEALKNKTAKECTKGIIKILKKNQPKLLQTDNGTEFYNNEFQSIMNKYHIRHYSTYSSIKAGMVERVIRTIKNKIYKYFTSTGSWNWINSIFKLVYNYNNTKHSTIKCSPHEARINPVTIKEKHYKLIHQINLNLKLMTK
- the LOC126555298 gene encoding uncharacterized protein LOC126555298 isoform X2, with translation MTILTSLAEELHGPARKIFPRRSVVTRFKDDLWQADLIDMQPHSRQNNGFKFILIIIDTFTKYVWVEALKNKTAKECTKGIIKILKKNQPKLLQTDNGTEFYNNEFQSIMNKYHIRHYSTYSSIKAGSWNWINSIFKLVYNYNNTKHSTIKCSPHEARINPVTIKEKHYKLIHQINLNLKLMTK